Within the Hevea brasiliensis isolate MT/VB/25A 57/8 chromosome 2, ASM3005281v1, whole genome shotgun sequence genome, the region TTCGAGAATGGAGTCTTCAGTCTGATGATTCTTCTCAAAGCCATTTGAACAATCATCAGAAGAGTCCATGTTCAATTCTTCATGCATATTTTCttgcaattcatcaattccctctTGGTTAAACATGATATCTTCTGTGGGGTGGCACAGGTCCTCCAAAGCTGCTAATGCATCTACTGTCTCACAGTCAACTTGAGCGCATACTGGGTCTTTTATCATCATCTACGCCATGAGGAACACACGAAGATTTTTCAGCACAAACAGGCTTCGAGAATTCTAATAAGGAAGCCTTGATGCGTTGAATGAGATTAGGGTCCTCGGCAACCTTAGGATGTGGCCAAAAAAAAAATGCACATTTAATGCATTGATAAGTTGTTCTATGACTCTATTCATATATTCTGAAAATTCCAGAAAGGGAATTACCAATTCAGTTACACCCAGCTCAATTACTCCCTCAAAGTGGGGAAAACATACCACTGTCTGCAAAATAAAATTCACAAGCAACTTTTGAACATCAATTTCAGAGCACAACAAACCATCTGAATTTGGTGATCTGAGAATGAAGTTATAGGTGTTGATCAGCTATTTGTAATAGAAAGAGATTTTCTTACTTGGATAGATGCACTCTAAGGGCAGTGTTGATGTCCAATTACATAAAAAAATGGCCCAAAATGGAAAAATGTTAGTTTTCCATCTCTGCATCTAATATGATATGGCTTTAACACCAGCATGAAATTTACAGATTACATCAATTAAGAGATATCTTAGTCAAGAAAAACCAACCTTGGCAAGCAAAGAGCGAGAGAATTACTATCTGCATATTGAGCATTGCACAACCAAATGGTTTCTTTATTTGCTAATGCTCTTCCTGGCAAACTGGGCAACAGTTTGATATCAGAATTATAATCTTGATATTTTAGTTCATATAACAAGACTACGAAGGAAGATTTCAAACTTGGAAGAGAGATTAGTACCCTTCACCAAGACTGAAAACAAAGGACATGCAAACCAAGTAATACCACTCTGCATCAGAAAGATCCTCTGGAGACAATGCAGCAGAAGGCCTCTTAGCCTGTTGGTCAATTTCACCTTCATGAAGAGATTTATAAAGTTCTCTCAGTTGTTCACTTCTCTGTAACTCTATTTTGTCATTTTTAAGCTCCATAGCTTGTACCGTCTTCCTCGTCTTGATGTCTCCATTATAGTAACCATCCACCCACTCTAGTACCCTTAAGAATATCATTGACATCAAATTTTCCACAATACAAGCATAAAGAAAGATAAAAGGAAAAGGCCTGTGATCAATAGATTGTTTTTATttggaaaaaataaataaataaagattaCAAAGTACCATTTTCTATCAGGAGAAATCTGAGTTAGTGGGTTTAAACCCTTAAAAAAATTGCTTGTCATATTAAAAATGGGAGGCTAAAAAGCATTTCACCCAGACATGAAATAAGTCAAGAAACGATAACATTAACTGCAGAGAATTATTAGTTTGAATAAATGAAGTAACTATATATACCCTTTTTGCCAAGTAGACAGTGACCAGAAAATTGCATAGCTCCACTGGATACTCCTCACAGCAACTGCAAGCTGTTTCATGAAGTTCTCTGCCACCACCCCCTGGCTTTGCACGGTATTAGCCATTGCagaacacacatatatatatatacctgaaTAGCAACTCGCAGAAGTGAAACACCTATTAATAATACATCACTCAAGAAAAAGGCATAGACTTAGACTTTTTAAAGAAAACCTAGAAGTAGAAAAATGTTTGCTTTGAGCAAAGAGCAAAAAAGAACCCAGGTTTTGATTCTCAGTGACAATTCAAGCGTGGCTCACATCATCAATATTACTAGAGTTGTTTTGTTCTGAGTCAGAAAACCAGAAAAATACCAGAAGGGAAGTGGGACTGGGAGTTTTTTGTATGGAAGGTTGGGCTTGGCATTGTTTTTTCTTAAGAAACTGCATCTTCTAGTTACACAAACAATAGAAGGTTATGGTTTTGTAACTGTACAGTATGTACTGAAATTACATTGATGAACAGGAAATGAACGTGTATGAATAATATAGGACAAGGCAATTAATCTTTTCCAATTGCGCATATGCGTCCTTTTTCTTCTATAATTTCTTATTATCTTCTTAAATCTTGTGCCAAAATTTGGACCACATATTGGCCCGTTgactttttataaaatattaggaAAAgatatttatgttttgaattaatttctaccttattaataataataataataataataataaattttattatttttttatctccACCGAGCATGAAGTGATTATAGGTCACTTAGCATGGAGTTTtatgataaataaattatttttagaataaTATTATTTGAGATAATATtgtgaaaaatataaataataattttattatttaaatattattataattaaaataaatttaaattaatgttaatatttttggctaatatatttaatatatatatatatatatatatatatatatatattcatcaattgcaattgtaaaaaaaataaagatggctcttattttagtcaataacaaattattagatatatttaatatacattaattactaataaaaaattaattatttttaaattttaaaaatataagatttataattttataagtgGCAATTTTACACTTAAATATCTAATACTTGACCTTAATTAACTCCACAAAAAtagtataattaaaaatatttaaatttaaaataaaaaaaaaaagttatgagAAGGACCGTGACGTGGACTACTGCTTGTGGCTTCATTATAATAACTCCTCTTgtccttttaaaaaattaaaaaaaaaattcctcttGTTCTTACATTATAAGAGATGAGGTTTTTACATGTAAGGTTTTTCTCCAAAAATTTGGCTTTTTTAATCTAATAAATTGATGAATTTAAgagattttaatattttatttcattttattttaaaaaaaatatattctttTTTACTTTATCTAAATATATTGTTAACGGACcctgaattctttttttttttaatcagaaactcaataataataatttttttaattaataattcgtGCATATGGTTTCCTCTTGATCAATGATAAAATGCCAAACGGTAGAAAAAACAACCCACATGTGAATTTCACTATTAAAGCCGTATTTCACATTATTGATGTGGTTGATATCgagaaattttattatttaaatatattttaaaaataattattaataaattttaatttaataatttatataaaattataagatttcaaatttaagtataaattaaaattaattatattaaaaaataaattaaaattgaataaaattttcaAGTATGGGGCCGTCCATTGCTTTTATCCCTTTATTGTCCCCTTGCTCATTGTTTGGGTAGCCAATgtttcttttttaaaaattttgacttgtaaaggagtaaaattttttaaaataatttcttttttaattttaaaaaataatcctCATGTATAACAACAAATAAATGGAAATCATTTTAgctttatgaaaataaaataataatttttatccattaatgatattttaattgtttccgatagaataaaaattaaaaaaaaagttattttaaattaaaaataaattattaattctaACAAAtctgaaaaaataatttataacacaGTTTCTCGTTTGCTTTCTCGGTAGCATTGGTACTAGTGGGCAAAAATCTTTAAAAATCTATATAGATaacttttcttttaaattatgaaattctACTAAGTAAACATTAAATAAATCTCTACTAACGGAGAGGAAACAACACAAATTCatgaaaaaaattcattgatatgaaagaattactttattaattaaaaaaataaaagagagataaaaaaaaattacttggcAAATGCATTCCCATAGcatttgaaataaaataaaaaaaaaaaatttttattaaattaaaaatataataaaatttattaaatattattatcatgggcggatttggaattgaatttgcaatttttttatttttttaatattgttaaataaaaaattaaaatattaacttCTCGATTAAAAAAGAGCTAATGTTGTCACATTGAGATACCACACCATCACATCCTAAAGTTAAAATATTAtggataaaattaatattttttttagctGAAAAATCGATTATTGTAAGTAAAAAATTGCTTTATATGCATTAGattttatttagtttaattttatcataaaatttatttcatctgtaaataaattttatgataaattttatttataaataaatttttttatttaatatattttaaattaagtataaaattcattttaaatgaaataaattttatgttttaaataaataaaataaaataatatattatataataaaataataattttctcacttaaaatatatataattttaaatttaaaatttatttacagatTCTATCGATTTGActtagttataataaattttatgaaattaattatcaagaattttaaataaatttttatttgaactaaaaactaatattttaattttataaataaattttataaaattttatgaaatttatttatactaAACATTAcctaaattaaaattagaaaattttatattataaaataaaatttaaatatcaactTATTTTAAGGCCCTTAGTTTATATATCACTCGTGAAAATAACTCGTCTCTTGTGCCATAAGCCACCTCATTTTTTAACTATTGGAGaaattatattatacatctattaTTTTGTAAGTGACAATTTAcatgaaataataaattaataatatatataatatatataaagtgGGCTTAAAAAATCACAGTCGCAGAGTGGGTTTGAAATTGGAGAGAAATGtggagaaagaggagagagaaattagTATGTATGATTTatcaaatttcattaaatttttaatgcagctagttttaaaaaaaaaaaatcattggtATTTTATATttactattaaaaataattattatgcaaAAATAACTTTGAAATTTGGTTTTCTAATAATTCGtgctatattaaaaaaaataaaattcataaataaatattaacataacaatttttttttagcaACTTAACTATGTTATAAACTAATGATGTTATAattgtaaaatttattttaccATTAAATATAAGATTTTAGATGTGAAAATGTAAGTCAACATAGACAGCTTTCCAAACAAATTTTTCTCTCATCTAAAGTTTCTCTCTATTTCTCTCTAGTATCATCGAGCTAGCCTCCCTTTTGAGGGTCTTTCTCTCCCCTCTAGGCAGGAGAAGGCCCTCCCTTCTTCCCTCTCCTCTGCCTAGTGAGTAGGCAGTCCTTCCCTATTATTGGGTAGGGTGTTTATATTATTCTTTTGGGGTAATAGTAACAGATTTGAGCTTATTGGAGAAGGACCATTAGAGACCTGCGGTATTGCGTGTCTTTGGAGGTAGGCCATGAACGGAGTAAAGAGCAGGCCTGTGTTGATTTAAAGGACAACATCCGACGAGGGTTAATCATGCTGAAGGAGGTAGGACCGGTGCCATCCAGCGCCGGTTTATTTCTAAGTTTTCTAGTTTTGCTGCTCTTTGCTTTGTTTTGGTTGGGGTTATGGTTTTTCTGTCTTAAAGTTGCTATGTGGTGGCATCGATGGAACAGGATTTGTGCTGTGGGTGCTTTTGTTTTAGCTAGTGGTGTGGTGCCCTGCAGTGGTTTTTTGGGAGAGAAATATCTGGTTAGGCTTTCTCTGGTGGCTTCTGAATTTTTTCTTCTCATGGACCTAGGCTTCTGAGACAGTTTTGGGTTTTAATTGCTTTTGTTTGTTCGAGTTTTGGGCCACAAATCATCTCTtgtaattcttaaaatttaatgaaattttatttcatgataaaaaaaaagatgcgaaaatgtatttaaaaatatttttaataaatttatattgaaattaaataaattttacattcatttaactaaatacaattaatatattatttttcaacGGTGTGCAGGTTTCTTCAAATTGGCACATGTTCTGTTCTTTACGTGAAGTGGAGCACAAGACAAAAGATGATTTCCGCACGTGGATTTGTGATcttgttattaaaaaaaaatatatatatatatatattaaaattttaaatttaatttaatatattataattaaaaataattaaataattttttaattatatttaaattaatgctTTTTAATAAAATGTCTTTTCTAGATTTCAAACTTTAATTTCAACGGGCCTTAGGCTTGTCTAAGAAATTATATATTATCACAATAATTTTAcataaagtaattaattaataaaaataatatatatatataaaagtttataaactcataattattaattttatatttttatttgtagtattttttttcaatatttaattataacttttattatatatttattttttacattctcttatgaatttttttatcaagataattatataaaatttactcCCACCATCATAAGAATGATTCATACTTTTATAAGAGAGGAGCACTAATCtactataaattatttttaaaaaaaagtgCCCCTTTTCTCTGTTTTGTCTAGTCGAAATCCCTCTTGTTTTCAGCAAGCGTTTCTTCCGTTGTGGGCCTCACTATCCTCCTCTGGGCCCGAGTGGGAGCTCGCTCTCCCCACCTGTTGGTTGAGTGCATATTTTCTTTTTGGAGTGTGTTGTGCAAATCTATGTGCTTTTAGTGAGGATTTCTTGAAGATTCGTGTTTGTTAGGCTTGAAGCTAGCCATGGCCGACGCAGAATGAAGGAGACTTGAGCTGTTTTTGAGGATAGCGTCTAGCATGGGTCAAAATGTTGAAGGTGGTAGGTCTGGTGTCGTCCAGCTCCACCATTTGGAGATCGACTCCGTTGTTCTCGCTTGGTGGAGATTTTCATGATGGCTCAGCTTTGGCTATTTGGATTTGGAGTTGGGCTCATTGTCTTCTCAGGCGATAGAGGACGTATAGTGATAATGTCATGAGCTTTCACGTCCAGTCCATTTGTCATGTGGATCTGTAAAACAAATAAAGAGTGAGGTCGATGGCTCTTTATCACTCACTTCAATGTTTTAAGTTAGTAATATTGCTCGTGTGAGAGGATAATAGAATATTATTGTATTGATTTAGATAAAATATATGGGTATCTTATTTCTGATTAAAAAAATAGTCATTGCCTTAATCATACAGATATCTCAAATTGACATTCTGATATTACTTCTTAATAATTTAACTTTTTATTCTTTGATGCTGTTTCTGTTTTGTGCAGGTTTTGCTCAACTAATTAGGAGAGTGATAATATTATTATTCTGTCTGAGCCTAGATCGACTTATCTTTTGTTCAAATCAAAACTCTtcaatttatgtagttaaacagtTTTTCACTTGATTTTGACTCTTTAAACGAGTGTTAACATTTTAATTGTCTCGTTAGATAATTTAACTCGAGCATTGACTATGTCTTAGGCAATATTATCACGTTGATTCGGCCATTAGAGCGTCCCTTTTTGGGTCTGGGTATTTGTTGAGTTGTCTTCTGTGCTTACTTTGGCTGGGACTATGGTAGGTGTTCTTTTTAGCAGAGTGGCAGACGGTGGTTGTGGGTGCTGTGCTTGTGgagctttttttctttttttggtcaAAAGTGCTTGTGGAGCTTACTCACATCTGCCTGTTGAAAGCTGCAGTGGGACTCTGGTAGCGTCTTCTGGGGGCCTCCTCCATTGGTGGTACATGGAGATCCATGGGTTTGAGTTGACTGGGTTCCTTAGTTCTACTTCTAGGCTTTAGTTTGTTGTACTTTGTTGTTGTGCTTGACTACTGCTTGGGCCCATCATAGCCAAccttaattttaatgaaatttcatttcacaaaaaaaaaaaaaaaatccccaaAACCCATACGATTATTCGCGAGTACGgtgatgattaaaaaaaaatcattatccGCGTGCACGGTGATGATTGGTGGGTTCTATTCCACCTAGGCAAAAATGCTCCAGATTTTTCCCTTTAATCTGCGTGGTCTCGGATCCATAAACTGGTCACGGGGTTCCTTTCCCCGCCAGTGTCTCCTCTCCATTGCATTCCATCTGTTTGGTTCCCCATAAACTGGGGGAAATTTTGCCGGCAGGATTCGGGAGAAAGGAaaaaaacaataaataaaagGAACCGAATAGAAATAGAAAAAAGCATCCTAATTCCTAGTTTTTCTACGCCGCTTGAAAGAATACTTCTCTACTTCATTCCGAGATATAAACGGTGAAAACCTCTCATTTCTACACTGTAAACTTGAAGAAGAAGTTACAATTTATTCTCCGAGATAGAATTTAAAATGGCGGTTTCGTCCATTCGGCTCGCACGCTGCTTGAGGCCTCGCAATGTGGCCTTTAATGTGATTGTGAATTCGTCTGTATCACATACCCAATCCTTTGTAGCTTCCATGAGTAGATTTCGGGGCTCCTCATCCGAGTATAATTTGTGCTGTTTTAGTGGTGGTATCGTGTCGTTTAGTGCTCTTCGGGCTCGAAATTTTGCTAAGGTGAGAGACAGAGGACTGAGAACTGAGGATGATCATATTCTTGGTGATTCTATGGATGATATTGAAGACGAGCAGGTAAGAGTATGATCACATTTTTATAATCAATTTGCAGTTGAATGAATTTACATTTCTATTGGAGCTTCTAAGCGGtagcatttaaatttttaacGAACTGTTTGATAAAATGTTCGAAAAGTTGGTTGTATGTGGCTGGGGATGTTAATCTGATCATACGAAACTAATGGAAGATGAAATACTTAATTTAGTAATTTTTGGTGCTTTTGGTAGGATGCAGACATACGTCCTCAGGTGCAAGAGCGTGATTTTACTGGCACAGCTTATGTTCCTGTATACGTGATGTTACCTGTTAGTTTACTCTTTCTGTTATTGTTCTTTCATTGTGTTTTATTGGATACATTTTCATCTTAAGTAGGATATCTTCCGTATCAACTCAGTTTGTCCTTAAAGAAATTTGGAACCTTAAAATTCAAGTAATTCAGTTTTGTTTTTATTGGTTGAATACCAATTTTCAGAGGATACCACTTGCTTATCAATTGCTAATATATAATTTTACAAGTTGTTCTTGTGTCTTAATAACATATTTTGGGGGATGGGTGGGTGGAAAATGGCATGGCAGCTGGGTGTCATCAACATGAATTGTGAGTTGGTTGATCCTGAAGGTCTTCGAAATGAGTTAAAGATCTTGAAATCAGCTAATGTTGATGGCGTTATGGTTGATTGCTGGTGGGGAATAGTAGAGGGTAATGCTCCGCAGGTATATAACTGGAGTGGGTACAAGAAACTCTTTCAGATTGTGCGTGAACATAAGCTCAAATTGCAGGTGAGCTTATTTATATCCAATGTTGATATGCTTGTTCTTGCATACACTACCCTTGCCCTTAGAGTTAGATTGGATgattccttctttttctttttcttttctgcaTCATTCCCATTTTGCTGCTATTTATCTTTACAGAAATGCATGTTTAATTGCATTAATATTTCCTTATTCTATGTGGGTACAGGTTGTTATGTCATTTCATAAATGTGGAGGCAATGTTGGTGATAATGTACATATTCCACTCCCTGAATGGGTGACAGAAATTGGTCAGACCAATCCTGACATATATTTTACAGATAGAAAAGGAAGACGGAATACTGAATGCCTCACATGGGGAATTGATAAAGAACGGGTTTTGAAAGGCAGGACTGCTGTTGAGGTATTGTTTTGTTAAGCCATATAAGATTTATGCAATTCATTTCGGTCATATCAAAGATGAAAATACATGTAACCATACATGTTTTACTTTAAACATATTGCAAAAGTGATCATGCTTTATAAAAATTTGTCCATGTTTACACCCAGAATTCACCTTCTTATTCCACCTAGTAGTCTCTATATTATATAGAACAACTTTTTCTATGGTACTTGTTTAATTTACAATGGCTTTTGAAGGTTATGCTGTCAAGATTCTTTGTTAAGCCTCTTTTTGTCAATAGTATATTTTGTCCTTACGTGTGTAGCTAGAAATGGAATTGGAcgattttaaatttgaaaatttctaGTTTTGATAAACAAGTGCAGGCTTACTTTGACTATATGAGAAGCTTTCGAGTAGAATTTGATGAGTTTTTTGAGGGTGGAATCATCTCTGAGATTGAAGTTGGATTAGGTCCATGTGGAGAGTTACGTTATCCCTCATATCCTGCAGAGAATGGGTGGAAATATCCTGGTATTGGTGAATTCCAGGTATCTTTTGATTAACTGGTAAATAAATTGGCTTTCATCATTGCAATTGTAGGGATGTTTGATAATTGATATTACATAAAAAATGATGGCCGTTGTCCCATATTTAGTTGCTTCAGGTAATCTAATAGATATGGTTTTGTCTTGCCATCTcctttttcttaataatttttgtTACAACCATTGCATTTTTCTATGAATTGATGCAACACTTTTCAGCTCAGTGTTATGATAAGTACTTGATGAAGAGTCTGAGCAAAGCTGCAGAAGTGAGAGGACACTCATTTTGGGCTAAAGGTCCAGATAATGCAAGTTCTTATAATTCTGCACCACATGAGACAAGGTTTTTCTGTGATGGAGGTGATTATGATAGCTACTATGGTAGATTCTTTCTGAATTGGTATTCTCGAGTTTTAATTGAT harbors:
- the LOC110660645 gene encoding beta-amylase 2, chloroplastic isoform X3, giving the protein MAVSSIRLARCLRPRNVAFNVIVNSSVSHTQSFVASMSRFRGSSSEYNLCCFSGGIVSFSALRARNFAKVRDRGLRTEDDHILGDSMDDIEDEQVVMSFHKCGGNVGDNVHIPLPEWVTEIGQTNPDIYFTDRKGRRNTECLTWGIDKERVLKGRTAVEAYFDYMRSFRVEFDEFFEGGIISEIEVGLGPCGELRYPSYPAENGWKYPGIGEFQCYDKYLMKSLSKAAEVRGHSFWAKGPDNASSYNSAPHETRFFCDGGDYDSYYGRFFLNWYSRVLIDHGDRVLALANLAFEGTCISAKISGIHWWYKTASHAAELTAGFYNPSNRDGYAPVAAMLSKHGVGLNFTCVEMRTLDQHEDFPEALADPEGLVWQVLNAAWDACIPVASENALPCYDREGYNKILENAKPQHDPDGRHLSAFTYLRLSPVLMERENFTEFERFVKRMHGEAVGEFNLN
- the LOC110660645 gene encoding beta-amylase 2, chloroplastic isoform X1, producing the protein MAVSSIRLARCLRPRNVAFNVIVNSSVSHTQSFVASMSRFRGSSSEYNLCCFSGGIVSFSALRARNFAKVRDRGLRTEDDHILGDSMDDIEDEQDADIRPQVQERDFTGTAYVPVYVMLPLGVINMNCELVDPEGLRNELKILKSANVDGVMVDCWWGIVEGNAPQVYNWSGYKKLFQIVREHKLKLQVVMSFHKCGGNVGDNVHIPLPEWVTEIGQTNPDIYFTDRKGRRNTECLTWGIDKERVLKGRTAVEAYFDYMRSFRVEFDEFFEGGIISEIEVGLGPCGELRYPSYPAENGWKYPGIGEFQCYDKYLMKSLSKAAEVRGHSFWAKGPDNASSYNSAPHETRFFCDGGDYDSYYGRFFLNWYSRVLIDHGDRVLALANLAFEGTCISAKISGIHWWYKTASHAAELTAGFYNPSNRDGYAPVAAMLSKHGVGLNFTCVEMRTLDQHEDFPEALADPEGLVWQVLNAAWDACIPVASENALPCYDREGYNKILENAKPQHDPDGRHLSAFTYLRLSPVLMERENFTEFERFVKRMHGEAVGEFNLN
- the LOC110660645 gene encoding beta-amylase 2, chloroplastic isoform X2, with the protein product MAVSSIRLARCLRPRNVAFNVIVNSSVSHTQSFVASMSRFRGSSSEYNLCCFSGGIVSFSALRARNFAKVRDRGLRTEDDHILGDSMDDIEDEQLGVINMNCELVDPEGLRNELKILKSANVDGVMVDCWWGIVEGNAPQVYNWSGYKKLFQIVREHKLKLQVVMSFHKCGGNVGDNVHIPLPEWVTEIGQTNPDIYFTDRKGRRNTECLTWGIDKERVLKGRTAVEAYFDYMRSFRVEFDEFFEGGIISEIEVGLGPCGELRYPSYPAENGWKYPGIGEFQCYDKYLMKSLSKAAEVRGHSFWAKGPDNASSYNSAPHETRFFCDGGDYDSYYGRFFLNWYSRVLIDHGDRVLALANLAFEGTCISAKISGIHWWYKTASHAAELTAGFYNPSNRDGYAPVAAMLSKHGVGLNFTCVEMRTLDQHEDFPEALADPEGLVWQVLNAAWDACIPVASENALPCYDREGYNKILENAKPQHDPDGRHLSAFTYLRLSPVLMERENFTEFERFVKRMHGEAVGEFNLN